The Xiphias gladius isolate SHS-SW01 ecotype Sanya breed wild chromosome 17, ASM1685928v1, whole genome shotgun sequence genome includes the window cagctgctcgcTAAAAACAGctagtttttaatcaaacaagaAGGAGGAGCTAGTGCatgttggggactattttcagtggcggattaatccacgtttggtgctctagtgagtatttggggaAGCcggacggtgtgtgtgttttcaaggtgatgaaggaacatgggatttgttgaaaataagaaaaatgcagaatatcATCCAGCTGAAGCCTAGTAATGAAATCCTAAATCCTTTGTATTATGACACGTAAAACATGTCCtcttacaaaatgtttttctttcaattgaaatccatatttttttaaagtttgtttgcaGTCTCCCTGAAAAGCCCAGAATCAGGAGAAAATCCCTGATGTTTCGGGGTGACCCGGTTCCATGTTCTATCAGACAGCAGATCTGCTGACCGTTGTCTTTACTGATGTGTTCCAGTCGGAGGCGGGAGGCGAGGAGACGGGTGGGGAAGAGGAACATGTGGAGCTCTTCACCACACCGACCACTAAGATGGCTGCCGCCACCTCGGACTTCGGCTACAACCTGTTCCGTGCTCTGGCGAGTCGCGAAGCCGCGGCCAACGTCTTCCTGTCCCCCATCAGTGTGTCTGCGGTGATGACGCAGCTGTCCTTGGGtgaagacacaaaacacactacaAACTAAAACCAAACTGGTGCTTTGGCTTTGGCCGCCACGGTGTGTACGGACTCATCGGCCAAACCAGttgaaatttatttcagttttgtttgctgCTCCCCAAAAACACCAGTTATCAGGGGGTCAGTAGTGTCACATTATTGGTTTTGTTCCACGTGTGAcgtgttcattttcttttctttctccatatgtacttatttttcctctgtttgcaATGATGTTGCAGGGAAATTATATACAGGCAGTGAGTTTAGCACTGTTTTTCAGGATTACCTTACCAGACTAAAAAAGAGACGGggggaaaaagcagaaaaaaagaagtgtgaaAATGTCGGGTctagttttttggtttgttttcatctttacttTAATGATGTTGATCCTAACAAAAGCAAATATCTGGTCACTTACATAGGGTTCATCTTCATACATGGCGTTTCGAGACgtgataaaagtaaaaaaaaaatcctaatatTCTCTGAATAATCTCATCATTGTGTGGTGATAATgttgctctctgtctgctgaAGCTGTTTATCTACTATGTTAACCATAACACaataatgtcagtgtttttccactGGCTGTGACCTCTAagtgaagaaaatacaaatttactGTAGCTTCAATAGTAACATTTAGTATTGAGCAGTAATATTGACACATTAGACCTCGTTCCTTAGCATGCCTCAGCCAGGAAACAGGTGTTGAAATAATTGTCACCGACACATGAAAATATGCAATAGGAATCTTACCAGAAATTTTCAACTTCTCTTATCCCCATAGGAGGGTCTGAGAATGCTGAACGGCAGCTGTTCAGGGCTCTAAGGTACCACACCTTGCAGGATCCTCAGCTCCACACCACCCTGAAAGACCTGCTGGCCTCGATCAGGACGCCTGGAAAAGGCCTGAGCACCGCCGCGCGCATCTACCTGGCACGACGTGAGTTCTTGTGGGATGTAAACAGCAGGGATCCACGCGTAACTTCGTCTCTTTTCAACTATGATGAAGACTTATTCAAACTAAAAGCATGGCTTACTTACATTCTTTTCTTCCAGCATTAAACTTCAACCTTATGGGAAAAGATCTAGTACAAGAGTGACGgtgaacaacaaacaaatggaACGCGTTAGATATTTCAGGGAACCGTACGAATCAGGGACAAACAGGTACATTTTTGTGACCTCCTCCACTGTCGCCATGTTCTTTGTTGTCAGAAACCTTTTACTCTGAGCTGCCCTCTAGTGGATGCATTGCTTAACATCCATGCCAATGTAAAGGACGCATTGAAGTATGTGGGCAGTGACGGTTACATCGTTTGAAATGGACGTAACTATTTTCGTACGTAAAGGGGAATTAAATTAGCCTGAAGATGCAGGTTTAGTAACAGAAAGGTGAATCCTCAGTGTATGATCTATATCCTCTACTATATGATTATTTTCCGGTATTCCTTAAAGTACCAAAGGACAAATTCTTCATCAGAGTTGAAATAGTAAACATTTCATTGTACGTTTCCAATGACTGacaaattcaaactttttttgttttttcgtttgtttgtttggatcCCCGTTCCCggagtccaaaaaaaaatatagccaAGGAATAAAGTTCTTATAAGAATAAAGTTCTTATAAAGTTGCTACGATGGATTTCCGCCACTGGGATCCCAGAGTGTATGGGATCGCTGTAGTTCTGGAGGGAAAGACAAGCGAGGGGAGGCTGTGAGCCTGGCGGCTGTATGAAGTCCTGAGACGCAGAATGTAAGCTGTTTGAAAGGTTAACAGATGCAGTCGTCTTCTGGCCATCGGGCATACCGGGACAAAAGGTGGTGGCCCACCGCATCGGTGGGCTAGTGAACCGTCAAAACCTGAACCTATCACTGGGGCGCGCATGATGGCGCGCTGCTTGCGTGCTCTGGGACCGAGCTCACTGGCCAGCGACAACAAAGTTAGTTAAAGCGCGTCAACATTCCAGACTAATGCAAAAGAAGCGCACAGCAGTGAGTGTACGTAATCAACCCCCGCCGACACAAGCGGCCCCCCCCAagaaagaagattttttttgctctaaTTGCTGTGAACCAACACATTTGTTCTTTTCCACATTAAAGTTTCGCACCACTACATCttactgaaaacacaatctTCAGTCAATCGAATTTTTACAGGCcccttattttctgtcatctgcaaaatctgtattgtttttcactattttattttattcctaaTCCGTCAAAGTCTGAACTTGAAACTTATTCATGAAACCACCTTTCGTGTGACTGTTTGCAGGACTTCGTCTAAAGCAGGACTTCTTCACGCGTGTGGAGCAGCAGTATGGCGTTCGTCCCAAGGCACTGGTAGGAGCCAAAGATGTAAAAGAAATCAGTGACTGGGTGGCTAAGGAGACGGGCGGGAAGGTGCAGCGCTTCCTGGACAAACCCTTCCCCAGAAACACTGGCGTGAACACTGTGAGCGCCACCTACTTTAAAGGTGCGTCAAGGAGGTTTTTAAACTCTAACTCCTCTCCAAATCTTTTGCTAATTTCAAAGGAAGGTTCTCTATCTGGCTCCTGCTGTTGGACAGTTTGATGTTGCTTCTTGGATTAATACTGGAGACTTATACCGCACTCACTACAAGGTCATTATAGAGTTGAGGGTGCATGAATTTCAGCGATGACTCAGTTTTCTGTTCGTAAACAGGGAAGTGGGTGACTCGGTTCAGCCAGAGTGGAGCAATGGAGAACTTCCAGGTAGACGGCGGGGCACCTGTCCGCGTTTCCATGATGCAACAGGATAGCTACCCTGTGAAGATGGGAGCCGATTCAGATTTGAGCTGCACAGTAAGTGTTTTCTACTCCTGAAACACGTAATAACAGCTGAAGTACAACTATTGATTCAGCCCATTTTCTGAGATGTACCCTGAACGAAATTTTTTTGGGGTTTCTCCTCCACAAGATCGCTCAGATCCAGATGCAGGACGATATCAGCATGTTCATCTTACTGCCAGATGAGGTGACCTCCAACATGACCCTGCTGGAGGAGAGTTTGACCGCTGAGTTCGTTGAGGACCTCTCCAGGACGCTCCTCCCTGCCCAGGTGTCCCTAACTCTGCCCACCCTGAGGCTCAGCTACTCCACAGACCTGCTGCCACTGCTCAGCGACCTGGGTGAGTCCACAACCAGAACCAGGACCAGGTCTGACAATCAATGACCTTAAAAAATTTTCCTTTGAATTTAAacagatggaaatgaaaataaaagaacaaatattGCACAAATAGAGATTTTTTCAAATACCAAATAAGTTATGAGGTTGAATGTtgtcagagagctgcaggcTGTTGAAGCTGAATAACCCTGTTGACTCAAAAAAGCTTTAACACGTACTCAGCCCTGATTGGACGTGTATTTTCCTCGTGTTGCCAATACACTGGCACACAGCAAAGTAGTTCATGTCCTAAGTGAAATGTTTCCATGCATCATTATTACCGTTCAAGACCTTGCAGCTCGTATTGTTTAGGTTTATCCGAGAGAACTGGTAAGCCGTTTACGGACATGATCACCTTTTTTCTCGATTCCCATATGATTGAAGGTCTTTCATGCAATTGAGTTGGAAAACGACTTTGAGTGCCTGTTTCACCAGGGAATCAAAACGAGTTTGATTTGCATAGAGTTGAACTCTTCTAAAATACCCATTTTATGCTGCTGGTTGACTTTTGAGTGTTTAAGTAGCATTGGGCAGAGCCAGCGCATTTTTCAAGGTCCTTGTCGCATCTCCAGCGTGTATGAGTTAGCTTTAAACTAAACTCACAGTTGAACAAAGGCGACTGGaaccaaaacactgaagcaGATTGATGTTCGTATTCAGACCAGTGTCCTGGAAACATGGGAGAGATTCAAACTCCTGACAAACAAAGGGCACTTTAATAAAGCGTGATATCATCTGCAAACTGGAACACCTGTACATATTTGAACATGGATGGGAGGTTCATTATTGACCTTAGGAGCATATGTGGGATAAAATATCCTAAATGCAGCACAGAGGaacaaagtacagtatgtatacataGATCAGGGCAATGAATGTGATAAAACTTTTCTGAAGcgtaaaataaaacagtgggGTATTTAGACACACTGATTTGTGCGTTGGCCTTAACAGCTTTTTATGGCAGATAGTGATGTAAATTCTTTGATAAGGAaaatttctctttatttttgtcttttattgacATATCTACATCTTATCTcacttcctgctcctccttattctcctcctcctccacctgcatcTCCTTGTCTGTATTCTGctgtctccatctcctcctcttgaTCTTCATCTTTttcgtcctcctcttcccccttcccttccctccctctctgcaggTCTCTCTGATTGGCTAGAGAACCCAGACCTGGAGAAGATCTCAGCTCAGGCCACCAAGCTCAGCAGTGTCAAACACAAGGTTGTCATGGAGACGGCGCCCGAGGGGAACCAGTACCCCAGCGTCAACTCGACGCCCAGCCACTTATCGTTCCGCGTGGACCGCCCCTTCCTCTACTTGATCCGGGACGAAGCAACGGGGGCCCTGCTCTTCATCGGCAGGGTGGTCAACCCCAAGGACCTGACGATAtaacacacgtgcacacatgtCGGCCTTTCTGTAGTTGTGAGGACATTCATTGACATAGTGCAATCCCTAGCCTTTACCCTAACCCAACCATCACAGCTAAActgcctaaccctaaccctaccTTATCCCTAACCTAAACCCGATTTTAACCTGAATCCTAAAACTAAGTCTtcaccctcaaacagccatttgaaggtgtgaggagtGGCCTAAATGACCTAAGTCCCGATGTCGAAAACTCAAACTGTCTTTGTGGTCCTCAGAAAGATAGCCATACAAGTACTCACACTCTCTTAGCAGGTCCTAGGATGGATTTCAGGTATTTGCTTTGCGTTTGTTGTGGCAGACATTTGTAAGGATATTTGATCTtgattttacatgattttttacttttcatgttGAAACACGTTGGTATGATCATGTTAATCTGATACTCAAACACATTGATGATACCCTGAGCTTACCAAAGGACTGTTTTTtaagaaatcaaatattgtcattttcgttcaaagaaataaacacGACAATAAAACGAAATGTGTCCCCCTTGTTGTGTCCTCAgataagttatttttttcctgccagTTGTGTGGCGTAAAGATAGTGATTGAAGTTGGTTCAAAACTTTTGTTCTGAGTGGGACATCCCAACAGCTACGAATCATTAAATTATCTGGAGCTATTCCtgctctccagaggatgaacttgtttcattttgacatCCTCGTACAAACAtttattagtttcattttaagtttttcattCTGTCCAGCTCAGTTTCTCTTAAAAGACCCGTCATACTGGAGGATTCTGCAGGACAACAACCTGCAATCAGTGCCAAAATTTTTGTGCAACTGCCAAACATAGTGTCACATTCATGTGAAGGGTGTGAAGGTCGATGTGATGGATGGGAGTGTTTCAGCTTCAACACAGGGAACCAGGAGTCACTTCTCCTCTCagaatgaaaagtaaatgttaTATTCTTAACATTATCTAAGGAGGAACTTATTTGGGGAAgaataattattataaagtcTTTTAGAATCATGCTATTTTCTGTATTAATATCAACCATCTGTTTAACAAGGGAGTGGTTATGTTCAGCTCATTACACTATTAC containing:
- the serpinf1 gene encoding pigment epithelium-derived factor encodes the protein MKRATFLLVFGVVLGFCQAQSEAGGEETGGEEEHVELFTTPTTKMAAATSDFGYNLFRALASREAAANVFLSPISVSAVMTQLSLGGSENAERQLFRALRYHTLQDPQLHTTLKDLLASIRTPGKGLSTAARIYLARRLRLKQDFFTRVEQQYGVRPKALVGAKDVKEISDWVAKETGGKVQRFLDKPFPRNTGVNTVSATYFKGKWVTRFSQSGAMENFQVDGGAPVRVSMMQQDSYPVKMGADSDLSCTIAQIQMQDDISMFILLPDEVTSNMTLLEESLTAEFVEDLSRTLLPAQVSLTLPTLRLSYSTDLLPLLSDLGLSDWLENPDLEKISAQATKLSSVKHKVVMETAPEGNQYPSVNSTPSHLSFRVDRPFLYLIRDEATGALLFIGRVVNPKDLTI